CTAAATCCCAATCTAAGAAAGACAAGAACCTAAATTCAGTGATAGAAGTTGGGTTTTACGTTAATAGGCTGCAAGCATAGATCACTGGTTGAGTGACAGGTGATGGATGTCGTCAGGTATTGTTATGTATGTGCCTATGTAAGCTGTGGCTAGCAGGTCTGTGCTACTTTTACACGAAAGAACCCGACCTGTACATAATGGAGTGTAGCTTTTAAACTCACTTGGTCTGTTTTCAGTATGTGTATGAGGATGCTATGGACATGATCGCAAAGCTTCCCACAGTGGCTGCTATCATCTACCGTAACCTGTTCCGTGAGGGCACATCAGTGGGAGCAATCGACCCAAAGAAGGACTGGAGCTGGAACTTCACCGATATGCTGGGATATGAAGACCCTTACTTCACAGAGCTGATGAGGCTGTACCTTGCCATTCATAGGTCTGTAGCTTGGCATGAGTTCTGTTTTTTTCAGGACGCATTCACAGTTTCCTTCACAGATTCGTACGAGGTATCTGCCTATTTTAACATAGTATGGTATAAACATGTAGGATTAGATTACCTTCGTTCTGAATTATGTTGCAGGATGGGGTCGAATATTGCCAAAATAATGACAATCTGGCAGTATTATCTGAACAAAAACACTGCCTTTTTAGACTGTTAGCACTGAGCTTCCATGATAGGTATTGAGACTGAGACTGTATTTTGCGGTTGTCTGCTGAATGTTTTTGTAAACGACCTCAAATTTCCCTATGCATTTTGCCGAGTTCTAAGTTTTAATAATcttcaatggtgttttaaggTTACATTGCAAAAGTAGGGTGATGTCCCTttggaaaaatgtatgttttaatctCCAAAAGTAAAAATCTCTCTTTCAAggagaaattttaggtcattttaccAATGACATGAGTTGTTGTGTTGGTTACAGTGACCACGAGGGTGGTAATGTCAGCGCACACACCTGTCATCTGGTCGGCAGTGCCCTCTCAGACCCCTATCTCAGCTTTGCTGCCGGGATGAATGGATTGGCCGGTCCCCTTCACGGGTTAGCCAATCAGGAGGTATTGGTGTGGGTGACCAAGCTGAGAGAGGAGATCGGAGACAATGTCCCACCGGAGAAGTTGAGAGAATACATCTGGGATACGCTGAATAAGGGACAggtgagtgaatgaataaatgaataaatccagaTGTTTATGCAAACATTAATAGCTGCAGCCATTACTGCACACATGAATAAATCCCGGTGAATGTGAAAGATTTAAATGTTAACGCAAACATGACTGAATCCTGACATAATGCAGATGCCAATAGGCCAGATCTTAATGCAAACATGACTAGATccacatacaaatataaatgcagACAAAAAAAGATAGATGTATCATTGCAtgtatgattttaatacatgGTCTCGACTTCTTTTGGCATTACTTTTTGACTtggaaaattaatttatttatttgattggtctttaacactgtattttataaatgacggcggccagcattaaggtgggaggaaactgggaaaatCCCGGGGGAAACTGATAACCATccctcccacttacggccagcaaggaaaccagcatgagctggactttagcTCCCAgcaacggcattggtgagaggctcctggatcattgtgccgtgctggtgagctaaccccctcagccacaaAGGCCTCCCTTGGAAAATTGTGAGTCGGCAGTTGCAGCTACCCGAAATGAATTTATTCATGAATCTGACCACAgcatattcatacatgtataaacgcAACTTCTTGAGTGCAGTGATGGACACCACTCAAATAAGCTTTAAGTGTGCATTGTGTGACTTCAGGTGGTGCCAGGCTACGGCCATGCTGTGTTGAGAAAGACCGATCCCCGCTACTTGGTACAACGAGAGTTTGCTCAGAAGCACCTGCCAAACGACCCTCTCTTCAAACTGGTGTCAGAACTGTTTGAAGTGGTACCTGACGTTTTGACAGAGCTGGGAAAAGTGAAGAACCCTTGGCCCAATGTGGACGCTCACAGTGGAGTCCTTCTGCAGGTATGTGCTACAGTGCTCTGTTATGATCACCTTGTGCTAGTCCTTGATCAGTCTTGTAGCTAGTTATGCTGGCAAATCTTTCTGTGTATGACCGGGATCTTCATGAAAGACCACACAAAAACACCATCAGTGACTTATCACCGAGTCCTAGAGAAGAAAGGAAGGAGGAAAATCTTGTCCTAGAATGGGCATTGGTTACTTGTCTCAAGTGAAAGGCAAGCACCCAAACCACTGGGAACGCTCCGGATGTGGTAGTCTGAATATAAAAGAaaagttgttatttttgtttgactgtATTCATAATGTCATAAATTCACTTGGATACTATCAAGAATTTgtactgaaaaaatattgagtTCTCCAAATTGTCCTCTGAGAGTCTGACATGTCACCTATGTGGATTTCATGAACAACCCGTAATAAATGCTGTTTTTTGTCTGTGCTGTTTCCAGTATTACGGAATGAAGGAGATGAACTATTACACGGTGCTGTTTGGGGTGTCCAGATCTCTCGGGTGTATGGCCTCCATGATCTGGGACCGGGCGTTCGGACTTCCCATAGAAAGACCCAAATCTTTTGACACACCAGGCTACAAGAAGCTGGTCAAGGCTTCATAACGATAACGAGTCCctagtaaatgttgtttttacaaTTTAGCCTCTTTTTTGGGgtattttttcttgttgtagACTAGAACTGTGTTAACAGGTATTTGATACCAGCGTTAAGTTATATCATACAAGGCATGAGTTTAGCAAAGACAGAAAGTAATATTCACAaagagagggaaaaaaaaaaaaaaaaaaaaacccccaaaagaaatagaaatatgAATTCTTGTAGAATCAGGTAAGAACAAACTTAGACTCAAAAGAATATTTGTGGAGATTGAAATCAATATGAATACTAAACTTCATAGTATAGAAGCATGAAACATCTTGTATTTAGCAAGTAACAGAACCCATAATGGATGCTGCtttcattgatatttatttCGTCCTTTTAGAAAGTTGGCTAAAGTCATTGACCGCTGCAGTAACCATCATACATAGACTGGGTCTCTTAAAGTTGTAATACAGTGATCTACTTTTTATGTTATCTTGTTGTCTGTAAATTTAAGTTTTCCTAAGATTTTTTGGagatttatgtttttctttgagAAAAGACTCTTTTTATGGTAGTAAGCTTGTGTAGTGATGTGTAAGTTGTAACAACAAACatggaaagaaaaatattgcCTACAGGTGTCTTAGTGACAGGGTATCTAGCTGTCTTGAATTTGATGTAGCAAAGGTTGATTTTGCTTAATAACTTGGTAGCTAACCATGCAAACATTCCCTTATTTGCAACAGGATTTTTGACTTTATGTGCTAATGTTCACCTGGTTGTTAATACCTGGATAAGTAGTCTAGCATAATTGCAGCTGAGCCTTCTGGGGTATATGTTTATTGCTGTTTAGCAGAGTCAACCTTTTGCTCTTTTTTCTATTAAGAGAGTTAGCCATCAATGGATTTTTTTAGAAGCTATTGGTGTCACGTTTCTATCACCATTGtccttaaatatttttttcgttCATGTGTCAAATAGGAAGTCAGTTTCCCAGATTTTAACTGGTTAATATTGGTACTGTTCAgctgatgtgtttgttttaccGGTGTTTGTATTCCCAACAACTTTCATGACACAAGgttataaatatgcaaatatgatAATCAGGGGCAGGTCTctctataaaacaaaaaaaaaaactccaaaaaCAAGGTATGCTGTAAACCTTTTCCTGGTTGCAATTTTTTGTACTGAAGTAATAGTTATGAAGTTGCTACTGGAACACATGACCCCAGATTTTCTCCCAGAAAGTAAGAACAAATCTTAGTGTGCAGTGTTAGTGCAATTAACGACGAATTACAGTACACGTATATGAGTAAGTACAACCATTTGTTAAGGGGTTTTAATTTATAAGTGCTTGACTTATGAATTATCTTGTACAGTTGTTGGTTTGTAAAATGTGTGTATAGTTGAAAAATGTGATCCAAAGAAAGTTGCATTTTCCAAACAGACTGGAGTAGTGTTGTGTATCCAGTGTTTTACAGGTGCGTACACTGTATAGTAGCAGACTTGTATTAAGGAATGGTCGTGTGTACCCCGGGTTTGGTCCATTTCCTTAATTGCTATTCAAGTAATCTGTACTACGAAGTGTATTAAAGGAAATGTGATATTACCAGTTGTTTGTAGTGTTTATCAGTATACTGAacttttgttgaaaaattgcaagagAAGGAGCTGTAAAAAACAGAATACTTTTCTAGTGCGCGAATTCACCGGGATTTTTTATACAGAATAAGTGTTTCATACTGGAgtgcatgtttgtttttgtacttgatacagttggTGTTATGGCATTTTTGAAGACGACAATGGATGTACCAGTTAACCCATGTAAAGTCTGATAGACAGCGAAACGTTTGTTATTTGTTGTTGAGTGGATTCAGTAGACGCCCCAGCGTGAACATGTGACATACTGTTAGCTCACAGAaaagagtgagcgagtgcttgggttttaacgtcgaacataacaatttttcagtcatatgacgacaacgGATTCCTTCGAGTGCATGTACCTGCAAGGTGCCTcttttgttgcaggacggatttccaccgctgttttatctagtgctgacGACAATTTACTGAAGacaagtaaggcgccccacaCGAGCCATTAGACTGatacggtcaaccagtcgctgcactatctccttaatgctgaaggccaggcaaggaagttacaagttcctcttttttaaggtcttatgtgtgacccgacccaggattgaacctgacTCTACTGCCCCGGAAGCGCACGcgctaccaactgtgctatcggggcaggTCATAGAATAGAAAGGCAAGGTTAAAACTTGCATGGTTTTATTTACCCCATCACCCCTATTTACATACCAGTATACAATCAATAGGAAGTAGATGTGTGTGTGAGCAGTGTTAGACAGAAGTTTAAGGttgtcttacacatgtataagccTACAGCACTCACCGTTAGAAAACCGCATTTATGTATATGCAAAACATATATGGTCAGTACCTACTAGAGTGAAAGTTTTCCAATCAGATTTCCTTCTGACTCGAACCATAACATAACCAGCTAGCTTTGTAAAACTCAACCCAGATGTATGCATGTAGTGTAAATTTCAAAGTAGGGTTTATTTTCACAAGTTATCCATTGGTACCAGGGAAGCTAGCAACTTTGAGCCTTAAGTCGGCATTTGGCaataaaatgcaatgaaatagTGACGGTGTagcgaatttttttttaaaatatatatttcatgcatttataatttttagAGAGATAACGGATTTTATAAATGGGATTTTGTGACGGTGTGATAAAGAGTCCATAAGACATCCTTAATTGTTAATATTTTCTGAACTCATGGTTACACAAGTACTTTCTCTTTTTGATCGGTAAGAAATAACCTTTGACctattttcaatgttatttggGTCGTAAAAGGTTGCTTAAGTCAGCTGGCATGGATTTATCTCCTAATACACTCAACaaataatcttaattttaatagatttgtgggggcctccgtggctcaattggttagtgcgctagcgcagcgtaatgacccaggagtctcacaccaatgcggtcgctgtgagttcaagtccagctcatgctggcttcctctccggtcgtacgtgggaaggtttgacagcaacctgcggatggtcgtgggtttcccccgggctctggccggtttccacccaccataaggctgggcgccgttgcataagtgaaatacttgaatacggcgtaaaacaccaatcaaataaataatagattTGTGTGTTGTCTGAAAGAATGTatactgttattataacatatgcTTTGTCCCCTTCATCATAATGTCTTGTTAGTATAATGCAACTATTTTGTTGAATGAATAGAAAAGGTCtgctacatttaacagaataatctactgcaataacataatacattctagcttcactgagacaacagacattctgttaaatttagtaGATCActacatattttttctttttcttttctttgagaGTAAGATGTCAACTGAATCGAAAATTAACAACCTTGACCTTTTCATTCAGCATCGTCCTTAACACAGTCATGTGTCCTAGGAGAGGCCCTGTGCCAGAATTTAGCTTACACTGGTTTGGCGGCAGGTTTATTCGGTGGCCCAGCACTCTGTACTTGGACGCCTGTTTAAATCGTtcggtttttgttttgttttttaaattatttttcttccattttcttgAAACCTTTTTGAAAGCTTGAAGAGCTGTAAaaggaaaagttttcattggatattgttgaaatttggtgattttaggaacaaggttACGAGGCAAATTTTAGCAGATTTGGTTAACTTTTGGTCGCGTAACATGGCGGTCGTCTTAGATGttgatcaaaacctttaaaaatcttcttctcaagaaccaacgAACAGATTCTTTgacatttgatgtatttgtaGAGTGATTCCAGTTAAAgtaagtttgaaaaaaatcttggaCATTCACCGAAAGCTTTGGAAGCcagccattggtcgaatttatgacacCATAAAAAGTGTCTAactttgataatgttttcatgtatttggtgtattagttacgtaatttcaatggacTCTAACTTCAGAACTATGGTATCTAGAAATatgaaacttgcaccaaattgtagcccaagacatacAGTTTCTGGTGGTCTTCAAAGGATTTaggatcaatagttttctcgatAGACATGTTTACACAacaccaccctacttcagaaataaaatgtaagCCCGTACATCAAACATGGACTTGCCAACTTGCAACATAAATTGGCTGCCTGTCACTCAAACCGAGAAACAAACAACTTTCCTTCCCCTCCAAAGCTATCAACGGACAAATTTGAAGGTTTGCACGTGAACCAGCCCTGTTCGCAATGCATCATtggtaattctcaacaatctCGACGGCATTCCCCCCATATCCCCATGATATCACCACTAAAAGTCCAAATCCATAGCCAAATATACCAATAATTTCTATCCACACATGTACGTTGAGTCATGACGAGCCCCCAAAATGTAACTCTTATTTGACCAAATTCAACAGTTAAAGATATATTGCGGTTTCCAGTTTCTTTTCAGGTCTAGATCTTACATACCGGAAGGAAGAGACGAGCTTTTGGATGGCGCACAGGAAAGTAAGTACGAAACCGTACGCCATGGCTTTTGACTGGGGACTGGGACTAACGAACACACAACACCGCTTATTCCTTCTAACAActtagaccaaaatttcatatcttatAATCTCCTAACTTTTCATGTCAGCTATACATGCACTTTGTTCTCGCCAGCTGTCAAAACTGACCTGGGCCCAAGGAAACCAGATGGGATACTAGAATGGGGTGACTGCACACCATGTGTTGAACAACCCGAGATGACAGCCGACATGACAACCAATGCGATATCCTTTCCACATGaacaccatcgtataagtgaaaaattgttaaacaacGTTAACCATCAACCTAATCCATCGGTTCGATCTGCACGTGACTGCTGAATCACTATTGGAAACAGTCAATTATCAGTGCAGGTTGGTGTTTTTATTCATGTTCCTGTCATGTCCGAACACTGTATCATTTAAAACGCATAATATTACCCGTTTCTCACCTTGTATGTCTGATCTGTCGTCTCCTTTTGCTCAAAACTAAAACTAATCCATTTTTATCCTCCATAGTCCTGCGGCCTATTGTTAGGAATCTTGTTTAAAAGTGCAGTGGATTCCTTCATTCACACAACGCATGATTGTTGTCATAATGTAACACGTCAGGAAGGCACTACTCAAACAGTCATATCCAAAAACTGATCAGTTAATTCTTGTATGCTTGCAAGAAACCACTTAAAGAACCGATTGTAAAAAAAGGTGAGGATTGACACGTCTTGGGATTGAACCTTGTTTATCTGgctacaaaacaaaatgcacaacACATCATTCTTTTAGTTtacatagttttatttatttaaaacagttcgtatacaaaacatgtacaatatataatagcatacatacaaattaaatacaataaaaaacaatacgaaaatatatatttatagatgtaTGTTATGCGGCaatttgaaaaattgcataCATCTTAATGTCATATTGCATATTCTGATATACATCAGAAAGGCATATTGTGTACATTCTATTGGCATATTGCAAATATCACAATATTAAATTGCATATATCAAGAAACCATCTGTGAGGCTTCGTAAAAAATAGAATTTGCTGTAAATACGTCTATAAATTCCTCAACATTGCTCTTTAGGAGCTTATATAATAACAAGATATCGCGCCTTTTACAGACAAGGCGTTCTATAGCCGACAGAATCAAGAAATACACTTAAAGACTTTGAGCATATCGCAAGAAACCGATATTGAATGACAGATaagatgtaaaacaataaaaaaaatcaatgttcaAACAAATGCCCGGTACAGGGTTCAGTGAAACAACGAGTTGTCAAGTCACACTGATAGAGAGCGATTGTGGCATGGTTAGGCCAACAGTTGTGGGCCACATTGGATGTgttaaaatggaaaacaaaaatatttatacaagaaaaataataataaagaaagaaaaatagaaaaaaaaagtcttggTGTAGTTTAATGATATAAAGCAGGAGTAAGTGTTACCATTCGGACATGAATTCTATCACTTTGGTTGTAGAATAAAAGCCACGTATCAGGTTGGAATGTCAGTCACTGGATCCCCGTCAGGTGTTGGCTCTCCTGGTTGTGGGAACAATACCACCGTCACGTGAGATGATGTGAATAGTTCCACACGTTGGCGTACCAATGTAACCGTAGCTGAGTAGGTGAGTTTCATTGGATCGGTATAAAGTGTTGGTGTGCTAGGCATTGTATCCGTATAATGTGTTGGTGTGCTGGTCATTGACTCCGTATAATGTGTTGGTGTGCTAGGCATTGGAATCGTACCACGTTTTGGTGTGCTAGGCATTGGATCCGTATAATGTGTTGGTGTGTTAGGCATTGAATCCGTACCAACATCGGTGTACTTGGCATCCGTAACATGTGTTGGTATAATGGACTCGGGATCTGTACCACGTGTTGGTGTACAAGTTATATGATCACGTATTGTTGTACGAGTCGTAGGAGCCGTGCCACGAGTTGGCGTACAACATGTAGTAAAATATTTGTACTGTAACCTAGGTGATAGAGCTTGAGTTTGAGTCTTAAAAACGTTACAACGCCTGAAGTTTGGCTCCTTAATTGTACCACctgttgtgtgtttgtataaaaaaataattaaaaagaaaaaaaaaacaaagctaaaaAAACAGTATGGCAAAACTAAACCATGTTTTGGTATATTTGGgtgtataaatatacacttTGGTGTAAAAGGTGGCTGTATGCCGTTTCTGAATGTTGTAGCATTTAGATGATCCGCAATAGTTTGTTACAAATGCTATGCGCAAATACCTGAGAAAGCCTACGGAGTACGGCAAGAGAAAGTTTGGGAAGAGCCCAAAGGAAGTTAAACCCTGATTTAAAATGCATGCAGTAGCATGTTAGAGATATTTTAAATTCTATATTGCTAAATATCTAATAAAAAGGTATTATTATAGTAcagattttttaattattatattttatataaaatagtACCATTAAGATACATACAAAAAGTAtagacagtatataaatatcatCTATTTCactttacaataaaacaaaaccacacACTTTGTACACCTCTATACATGGATTTTTGTCCTTACCGTGAATATCTTGTTTCTCTTCTTGTTGGATTCGGACACTATCGTCGACTTTAGAAATGAAGCAACTTGTATCACATCAAAGTCTGCCAAATATCCTTGGTAAACATATTTCAGCAAACTCATATTTCTTTTTTGAGAGGTTCTGTAGCCAATcagaatgttacatgtatgttgtaaaacaaagGTCGAATTAATCCAGATGAGAAAAGGTAACTGATCCATCAAACATCCCAAATTGTTCAAAGCAGTCCAATTTCTAGCTTTCTCTGTCAATCTCGTCTGGGTTTTCAAACTCTGCACTGCATTGCCTTTCTAACTCGAGAAACTCTTCGCCTTCTAGGTCTGGTTCATATTTGCTTGCTGACTCTCCATCAAATTGG
This DNA window, taken from Liolophura sinensis isolate JHLJ2023 chromosome 11, CUHK_Ljap_v2, whole genome shotgun sequence, encodes the following:
- the LOC135478063 gene encoding citrate synthase, mitochondrial-like isoform X2 — protein: MVYGGMRGIRGLVTETSVLDPDEGIRFRGYSIPECQKVLPTFGGKGEEMLPEGLFWLLVTGDVPTQAQADAITKEWNDRAALPNHVITMLNNFPSNLHPMSQFSAAITALNSESKFAQAYADGVKKALYWEYVYEDAMDMIAKLPTVAAIIYRNLFREGTSVGAIDPKKDWSWNFTDMLGYEDPYFTELMRLYLAIHSDHEGGNVSAHTCHLVGSALSDPYLSFAAGMNGLAGPLHGLANQEVLVWVTKLREEIGDNVPPEKLREYIWDTLNKGQVVPGYGHAVLRKTDPRYLVQREFAQKHLPNDPLFKLVSELFEVVPDVLTELGKVKNPWPNVDAHSGVLLQYYGMKEMNYYTVLFGVSRSLGCMASMIWDRAFGLPIERPKSFDTPGYKKLVKAS
- the LOC135478063 gene encoding probable citrate synthase 1, mitochondrial isoform X1: MSLVRTLATRCMLYNKNALPSAFNISSRQVSASSSTNLKDVLSDLIPGKQKEVAEFRKQYGNAKVGEVTLDMVYGGMRGIRGLVTETSVLDPDEGIRFRGYSIPECQKVLPTFGGKGEEMLPEGLFWLLVTGDVPTQAQADAITKEWNDRAALPNHVITMLNNFPSNLHPMSQFSAAITALNSESKFAQAYADGVKKALYWEYVYEDAMDMIAKLPTVAAIIYRNLFREGTSVGAIDPKKDWSWNFTDMLGYEDPYFTELMRLYLAIHSDHEGGNVSAHTCHLVGSALSDPYLSFAAGMNGLAGPLHGLANQEVLVWVTKLREEIGDNVPPEKLREYIWDTLNKGQVVPGYGHAVLRKTDPRYLVQREFAQKHLPNDPLFKLVSELFEVVPDVLTELGKVKNPWPNVDAHSGVLLQYYGMKEMNYYTVLFGVSRSLGCMASMIWDRAFGLPIERPKSFDTPGYKKLVKAS